A genome region from Populus alba chromosome 3, ASM523922v2, whole genome shotgun sequence includes the following:
- the LOC118040100 gene encoding uncharacterized protein codes for MWPPELATASTANEIGGSYEINTVPSMIQPPIEQYMSFLSGCLDSPTISDSKLKRKAPDDVNRDQERKKEVDRAYRQRCKFMKIKNEEKLCVLTEENNRLNRENKHLKNEEVRLEEVVQTQNENMKQLKGNFCQLKSQLDKQNIVVEVLSKQLAMCQGIDRQREIEQLKCENDLLTKSINNRDSLNIIQLEAKNTKLEQEKRSLQMIIDALCTKINKDSDHVLKEAC; via the exons ATGTGGCCACCGGAACTAGCAACT GCGTCTACCGCTAATGAAATTGGCGGTAGCTATGAAATAAACACAGTACCGTCGATGATTCAGCCACCAATAGAGCAGTACATGTCATTTCTATCAGGATGTCTTGATTCTCCTACCATATCCGATTCTAAGCTGAAAAGAAAAGCTCCTGATGATGTAAATAGGGATCAAGAGAGGAAGAAAGAGGTAGACAGGGCCTATCGGCAACGGTGCAAG TTCATGAAAATCAAGAATGAGGAAAAGTTGTGTGTGCTTACCGAAGAAAATAATAGATTAAACAGAGAGAACAAGCACTTGAAAAATGAAGAAGTTCGGCTGGAAGAGGTTGTGCAAACTCAAAACGAAAACATGAAACAACTTAAAGGTAACTTTTGCCAATTGAAGTCCCAGCTTGACAAGCAAAACATCGTTGTGGAGGTGCTTTCAAAGCAGCTA GCTATGTGCCAAGGTATAGATCGACAACGTGAAATTGAACAACTGAAATGTGAAAATGATCTGCTGACTAAGAGCATCAACAATCGGGACAGCCTGAACATAATACAACTCGAggcaaaaaatacaaaattggaACAAGAAAAAAGGTCACTCCAGATGATAATCGATGCTTTGTGTACGAAGATAAATAAGGACAGCGACCATGTACTGAAAGAAGCGTGCTAA